The Stenotrophomonas sp. ASS1 genome segment CGCACAGGCGTTCGCCGAAACCAAGCAGAAGGAAAAGATCAGCACCGACGGCCGCCAGAACGGTTACGTGCAGTGCGTGGTCAACGCCCTGGTCGCGCAGCTGCCGCCTCAATACCGTGGCGTACGGTGGGAGACGGCCGTGTTCGTCGACAAGGAGCCCAACGCCTTCGCCCTGCCCGGTGGCAAGGTCGGCGTGAACACCGGCATCTTCACCGTCGCCAAGAACCAGGATCAGCTGGCTGCCGTAATCGGCCATGAAATCGGCCACGTCATCGCCCGCCACCACGAAGAGCGCATCACCCGGCAGATGGGTGCGCAGACCGGGCTGGCCGTGCTCGGTGCGCTGGCCGGCGCGGCCTACGGAGAAGGCGCTGCCAGCACCGTCAACCAGCTCGGGGGCATGGGCGCGCAGACCGCCTTCCTGCTGCCCGGTTCACGGACCCAGGAAAGCGAGGCCGACGTGATCGGCCAGCGACTGATGGCCCAGGCCGGTTTCAACCCGGCGCAGGCGGTCGACCTGTGGCAGAACATGATGGCCGCCAGTGGCGGCCGCAGCCCGCAATGGCTGTCCACCCACCCCGATCCAGCCAACCGTATCCAGGAACTGCGACGCGATGCACCGGGACTGACGCCGGTCTATCAGCAGGCGCAGGCGGCCGGGCTGCGGCCAAAGTGCGGATGAGTGCGCAGTTCTATGCTGTATTGCAGCACATAAAACGATTTCTCACGCCATCTGTTTCTGATACGTTTGGCGGCTCAGATTTTTCTGACAGTCCGACTTTGCCGCTATCCGGCGGTTCGATCGAGGTGAACGATGATTTTCCGTAACCACAAAGCTGTGCTTTCCGTCCTCGTCGCGACCGCCCTGACCGGCGCCGTGGTCACCGATGCCTTCGCGCAGTCCTCGCGTTCCTCCGAGCGTGGCAACCGCGGCGGCAAGCAGGCCAAGGCCGAAGCGCTGTACCCGAACGCGACCCGCGAGGAGCCGACCGTCAAGGCATCGGCCAAGCTGGGCAGCAAGCTGCAGAAGATGATCGACAGCTACAACAAGGAAAAGTTCCCGGAGACGCGCACGCAGGCCGACGCGA includes the following:
- a CDS encoding M48 family metallopeptidase, which translates into the protein MKQLLLALVITTLVSACATTTSPTGRRQMVGGVSQAQLDQLGAQAFAETKQKEKISTDGRQNGYVQCVVNALVAQLPPQYRGVRWETAVFVDKEPNAFALPGGKVGVNTGIFTVAKNQDQLAAVIGHEIGHVIARHHEERITRQMGAQTGLAVLGALAGAAYGEGAASTVNQLGGMGAQTAFLLPGSRTQESEADVIGQRLMAQAGFNPAQAVDLWQNMMAASGGRSPQWLSTHPDPANRIQELRRDAPGLTPVYQQAQAAGLRPKCG